Part of the Juglans regia cultivar Chandler chromosome 14, Walnut 2.0, whole genome shotgun sequence genome, AAAAGACTTGTTTCGCTGAACTTGAAAGGATGCAAGAGCCTTAGGAATCTGTCACAATGAGCATGTTTGGCTTAAAATCACTTGAACCTTCATCTGGGATATCCCAAAAAGCGTTTAGGAATCTGTCACAATGAGCTTCCCTTTTTGGATTTTGTTCTTTGGGAAAACTAGTTCTAAGTAACTGCAATTTGTCTGAAGACGTGTCAAAAATGGATATAGATGCTTAGATGCTTGTTGTTGTCTTCCGTCCATTTTAGGGCCCCCCGCAAATGTAGTAGTCCTATGTCTATGTGGCTGACATCGGTCGAAATTCAAGGCTTAAGTTTGGAATCAACTTCAACAATGGATATAGTTAAATGCTACAAGGAGCGGTCTTCTTCAAGTTTGGCGGGCGCCCTCGCCTCTAAAATTCAGTAAGACCTGAAGAAAGAAATTGAGGCATCGTTGGCTTTATTAATGGCTTTCCGGGAAAAATGTGATCTTTCCCGGAAAGAAATTTTGATTGATTAGTAATCCAATAAAAGGCAAGTGAAAGTCAATGTTTTGTTCCAGTCTTTTGGGGGCATTTGACTTGTGGTAATACATTTTTTGGTAGATTTTAGCAAATTTTAGTTGTCTGGCAAGTTGTATTTGTAGGACAGAAATTGTTGCCAAAACTAACTAACTAATCCAAAGTTTAgatttgggttttcttttattaCTGATTTAGATTTATTGTATAGGTTGGTTTTATTTATCTGGTTTTTTTGATGTGTGTGATGGTTTTATTAAATATCTATAAATCTCACGTGTCCTGTTTATTATCATGATATTCTTTCATCATggcatttaataaaattagcaTACTgttctcttttcaaaacaaaaaaaaaaaaaaaaaaaccaaagctAACTAACTAAACTCACATGCatgcttataattttatcatcacCGTCGTATTAATTCAACCCTCAAAAGTCAAAACCAATTTTTAAGTCCGTCACCGCCTACGCTTGATCATGTGCAATTTACACAGGCACGTTGACAAAAAAGATGCTGCATTTTTTAAGTGAATGGAAGAAATTCCAGTCAACTTAAACTGCGTTAACGCTAAACTATAGCAACTGCAAGTAGCTATAAGAAACAACCACCAACGTGCCCAAATTGAACTCCTTGTGGGTGAACCCATCTCTCTCGAGCTCTGTCTCTTTCCTCCTCTTTTTCGTTACCCAGAAACTCAAATCCAAATTATGTCTCAGCAATATATAAACCCAGAAATTAAGCGTTAAAATCTACCATTTTTCCTTGACGTCCCCTCATTTCTCACTTCTCCTTCCATTGTCATTACCGAAACCACCATTTTTGTTTACAAACTAGCACCACATGGATCACCAAGAagaggtccaaaccaccactgcGAGACCAAGCTTGAAGCTGAGGCTGGAGCCGGAATTCGAAGATTGCGAGCGTCTCGTACTTGTCCAAGACGGAAACAACAACGGTACCGTCTCACTCAtcacagatatatatacattatatatatatatatgtgtgtgtgtgtgtgtgtgtgtgtgtgattagTTACAtgttctacaaaaaaaaaaaaaaccgagtgTGTATGTATAATTTTGTGTACATTGTGGCtggattatttatatatctatttattttattgggtaTTCCTCGagtttatgttaaatttaagaattataTGGCCTCTTTGATTTATGTGCTCAATTATGCAATTTTATCACACGCCGAGTTTCTTCGATCTCGGGGGATTTGATCGAACTCGGGGGATTATATGGCCTCGTGATGATCCCCTGATCAATCTTTTCACTTTTTGGTGTGAACTCTTTCCTCCAAAGATGTTTATAGCAAATGCTTATCATTTTTCGGTGTACTTCAAAAAAATCTTCGTTCCCCCACATTAAGCTATCAACGGATTGTCTCCTTTTTCAGTGCAATCAACCACATCCTTTTCAACGGCAGCTCAAACCCTGCCATCATCTTCCAAACATCCTTCGAAACATTGGAATCAGGCGAGGACACCCGCAAAACCTTCACCGATCATCTTTACTCTGCCTTAATTAAAGCTGGAATTCACACTTTTCGAGACGAAGACGCGCTTCATAAAGGAGAAAACATATCTACTGAACTTTTAAATGCGATTCGTGGATCAAGTATTTCGATTGCGGTCTTCTCCAAAAGCTATGCTTCTTCTCGATGGTGTCTCGATGAGCTTGTTGAGATCTTGCGCTGTACGAAAACCAGGGGCCACTCTGTTTTACCTGTATTCTATCGTGTTGACCCCTCAGATGTTAGAAATCAAATCGGGACTTTTACAGAAGCATTTGCAAGGCATGAAAAGCGGTTTTCGACAGATATGGAGAGAATACATAGGTGGAGAGCAGCTCTTACTGAGGCTGCCAACTATGCCGGCTGGAATCTCGACAGCTTCGCAAATGGGTACTATTCTACGTTCTTTTCTTGTAACCAAAGTAAAAAGCATATAATAATGTGATCACAAGTTTTCTCTCTccattcatttctttattttaaaacatcccaacattatttttaatcttaGACACCCCAccgaaaagaaaggaaaggctGTATTTATGGGGGAAACTACAAAGTTTCACTCTAGTTccattttaattgttttgatcatcaGGTATGAGGCAAAGTTTGTCGAGAAAATTGTTGAAGAAGTTCTGAGCAAACTGAATGTTGCACATTTCCACGTTGCCAAACACCCAGTGGGGATCGTTTCTCGTGTTGAAAAGATGAAAGCTTTATTAAATCTTGGAACAAGTGATCTCATTCGAGTTGTGGGCATATATGGAATGGGGGGAATCGGTAAAACAACAGTTGCAAAAGCTGTCTATAATCAAATATATGAGGAATTCGAGGGAAGTagttttctttcaaacattAAAGAATCCTCCGGGAAGTACAATGGTTTAGTCGgtttacaaaaacaacttcttCGTGATATCTTGAAATATCGGAAGGATTTGGAGTTTGGCAATGTTGATAGAGGATTCAATTTGATTAAGGAAAGACTTCATGGAAAAAAGGTTCTTATCGTACTTGATGATGTGAATCAGTTGGAACAAATACATACATTCGTTGGGAATTGTGAATGGTTTGGTTCTGGAACTAGAGTCATTGTAACGACCAGAGATGAGCATTTGCTAGAAAAATCAACAGCGCATGAAAAGTATAAAGTTGAAGAATTGACTCATTCAGACTCTCTTGAACTTCTTAGTTGGCATGCCTTCAACATGCCTCATCCGAAAGAAAATTATGATGAACTTTCCATTAGTATAGCAAATTATGCTGGAGGACTTCCATTAGCCCTTGAAGTATTGGGAGCTCATCTATTTAATAGAAGTATTATTCAATGGAGAAGCACATtggagaaattagaaaaaattccTCACAGCGAGATACagcaaaaactcaaaataagcTTTGATTCCCTGGGCGATGATAGGATCAAGGATATATTTCTTGATATCGCATGTTTCTTTATTGGTATGGACAAAGAATATGCCACCAAAATATTCCATGGGTGTGGCTTTTTTCCAGATATTGACCTCAACATCCTCATCGAGAGGTCCCTTGTGACGGTTGATTTCATAAATAAGCTTAGAATGCATGATTTGATTCGAGATATGGGAAGGGAGATTATTCGTGAAACGTCACCCAAGAATCCTGGAAGACATAGTAGGCTATGGTTTCACGAGGATGTGCTAAGCGTACTAAAAAAGCAGTTGGTAAGAGACATTTACATTTGTATAACCATGTGCAAAAACCGATCACATGAACAGGGaaagaaagttatttttatgCATGAGAATTATTTCTCCTTACATAGGTTGAGGTTATGTGTTGCTATAATCTAACTTTCTATTTTTATCAGGGATCGGATGCAGTGGAGGGTCTCGTCCTAAATTTACCAAAACTTGAAGATGTATGTTTCAAAACTGAAGCATTTGCAAATATGAAGAATTTGAGGTTGCTGCAGATCAATAATCTACATCTCACAGGATGCTTTGAGCATCTTTCCAAGGAGCTGAGATGGCTTAGTTGGCACAAGTGCCCCCTGAAATTTCTGCCGCCAAACTTTGATCTAGCGAACCTTGTTGTACTTGACATGCAACGTAGTAATGTCAAACAAGTTTGGAAAGAGAACAGGGTATGGCAAATCTAAATCTGGCCAGTTCTTATTCCTCTTTTGATGTTAACTTCAGAACGCacaagagtttttttttttttaaatgatcttGTTTTGGCAGGTACTCAACAAGTTGAAAGTTCTTAATCTCAGCCATTCTAAAAATCTCTTCAAGTTACCAGACTTCGTAAAAGTCCCAAATCTGGAGACACTGATAGTTGAGGGTTGCATAAGCTTGGTTGAGCTTGACGAGTCTGTTGGATATTTGAAAGGACTTGTTTTGCTGAGTTTGAAAGGATGCAAAAGCCTAAAGAATCTTCCGGAAGGCATTTGTAGGTTAAAGACCCTCGAAACTCTTAACTTGCTCGGTTGTTTAATTCTAGACAAGTTACCTGAGAAATTAGGGAATATGAAGGCTTTAAAAGAACTGCATATAGAGAGAACTGCTATTAAGCAATTACCATCGTCTTTTGGTCCTATGAATGCTGAATCATCGTCTTCAAGCAATGGACAATCCTCAGAATCTGGGTTATCATCGTGGATATTACCGAAGAGCTTGAACCCCATTAATATGCTCCGAGTTTTGGGAAAACTAGTTCTCAGTAACTGCAATCTGTCTAAAGATGAGATTCCCTTGGATGTTGGGAGTTTATTTTCACTCCAATATTTGG contains:
- the LOC109002116 gene encoding disease resistance protein RUN1-like, yielding MDIVKCYKERSSSSLAGALASKIHAINHILFNGSSNPAIIFQTSFETLESGEDTRKTFTDHLYSALIKAGIHTFRDEDALHKGENISTELLNAIRGSSISIAVFSKSYASSRWCLDELVEILRCTKTRGHSVLPVFYRVDPSDVRNQIGTFTEAFARHEKRFSTDMERIHRWRAALTEAANYAGWNLDSFANGYEAKFVEKIVEEVLSKLNVAHFHVAKHPVGIVSRVEKMKALLNLGTSDLIRVVGIYGMGGIGKTTVAKAVYNQIYEEFEGSSFLSNIKESSGKYNGLVGLQKQLLRDILKYRKDLEFGNVDRGFNLIKERLHGKKVLIVLDDVNQLEQIHTFVGNCEWFGSGTRVIVTTRDEHLLEKSTAHEKYKVEELTHSDSLELLSWHAFNMPHPKENYDELSISIANYAGGLPLALEVLGAHLFNRSIIQWRSTLEKLEKIPHSEIQQKLKISFDSLGDDRIKDIFLDIACFFIGMDKEYATKIFHGCGFFPDIDLNILIERSLVTVDFINKLRMHDLIRDMGREIIRETSPKNPGRHSRLWFHEDVLSVLKKQLGSDAVEGLVLNLPKLEDVCFKTEAFANMKNLRLLQINNLHLTGCFEHLSKELRWLSWHKCPLKFLPPNFDLANLVVLDMQRSNVKQVWKENRVLNKLKVLNLSHSKNLFKLPDFVKVPNLETLIVEGCISLVELDESVGYLKGLVLLSLKGCKSLKNLPEGICRLKTLETLNLLGCLILDKLPEKLGNMKALKELHIERTAIKQLPSSFGPMNAESSSSSNGQSSESGLSSWILPKSLNPINMLRVLGKLVLSNCNLSKDEIPLDVGSLFSLQYLDLSQNNFRELPHSIGRLSKLQSLYIAQCGSLNSISQLPANLVVLFAYDCSSLERISILPCSQLVSVGLGNCCKLVEIQGLNLDSNSIVDVVGCNNISSDLRKSLVQCPAANSTRCNRFTFLPGSEIPNWFSHQGIGSSISFSTPSLLEGKICIFIVCAVYAYKEPLPLMPLVNVIIDNKTRGYREALLPAKDFFYQETIQIISFYFGGML